From Corynebacterium sp. BD556, the proteins below share one genomic window:
- a CDS encoding dolichyl-phosphate-mannose--protein mannosyltransferase, producing the protein MTASASATATRRRPAGRAPAPSAPVWVPWSRRDTSHLVVITALTLVTRLIGLTMPTAGGTPIFDEKHYAPQAWDMVRSYINPVLGGVESNPGFGLVVHPPLGKQLLALGESLFGYTPLGWRLMTALFGTAVVSFVFLLCRRLTQSTSLATLAGIIAAADGVLLVSAKFGMLDIFQVLFIVAASWTLAGDMRQVHQRMHDAHITSDFGPRLGFRWWRFATGVLLGLALAVKWSGLYYIVSFGLLSAFWDVWLRARYGVRQPVAGALFRDVPSSVASLVLLPAAIYVWSWRAWFASETSVYRHAAADGTISESSWPLLQLLPDTIGAWLYYHFSVLDFHGSLTSSGGHSHPWDSKPWAWLVAARPILYYSSTDIDCRVGTCREMIFLFGTPVIWWLTIPVLLWAVYSWIVRRDTRVIIPLVAFAAGFVPWLVAFDRQMYFFYATALVPFTAVLLALALGSVASRGRPVNSPVLRKLAGIQLSTGQVAVIIYMSAVVAAFLYWSPIFYGMRVPEGYYQSLMWLPSWT; encoded by the coding sequence GTGACTGCATCTGCATCTGCCACCGCCACCCGTCGACGCCCCGCTGGCCGTGCCCCCGCACCCAGTGCACCAGTGTGGGTGCCGTGGTCGCGGCGCGACACTTCCCACCTCGTCGTGATCACGGCTCTTACCCTGGTGACACGGTTGATCGGTTTGACCATGCCTACTGCCGGGGGCACCCCCATTTTCGACGAGAAGCACTACGCGCCGCAGGCGTGGGACATGGTGCGCTCCTACATCAACCCGGTGTTGGGCGGCGTGGAGTCGAACCCCGGCTTCGGGCTTGTCGTGCACCCGCCGTTGGGCAAGCAACTGCTGGCGCTGGGTGAGAGTCTGTTCGGCTATACCCCTTTGGGTTGGCGTTTGATGACAGCCCTGTTCGGCACTGCCGTCGTCTCCTTCGTTTTCTTGCTGTGCCGCCGGCTCACCCAGTCGACGTCGTTGGCCACACTCGCCGGGATTATCGCCGCGGCTGATGGAGTGCTGCTTGTTTCCGCGAAGTTCGGCATGCTCGACATTTTCCAGGTGCTGTTTATTGTGGCGGCGTCGTGGACGTTGGCCGGAGACATGAGACAAGTGCATCAGCGGATGCATGATGCGCATATCACCAGCGATTTTGGGCCTCGCTTGGGCTTTCGGTGGTGGCGCTTTGCAACGGGTGTCTTGCTGGGGCTGGCTCTCGCGGTGAAGTGGTCCGGCCTGTATTACATTGTGTCTTTCGGCTTATTGAGCGCGTTTTGGGACGTCTGGTTGCGTGCTCGCTACGGCGTGCGCCAGCCAGTGGCCGGTGCCCTTTTCCGCGACGTGCCTTCATCTGTGGCTTCTTTGGTCCTTCTTCCCGCGGCCATTTATGTCTGGTCGTGGCGTGCCTGGTTTGCTTCGGAAACCTCGGTTTACCGCCACGCGGCTGCCGACGGCACAATCTCGGAGAGTTCCTGGCCTCTGCTCCAGCTTCTGCCCGACACGATAGGCGCTTGGTTGTACTACCATTTCTCCGTTTTGGACTTCCACGGTTCCCTGACGTCGTCAGGCGGGCATTCCCACCCGTGGGACTCGAAGCCGTGGGCGTGGCTCGTGGCCGCCCGCCCGATCCTCTACTACTCCTCGACTGACATCGACTGCCGCGTCGGCACGTGTCGGGAGATGATCTTCTTGTTTGGCACCCCCGTGATTTGGTGGCTGACCATCCCGGTGCTTTTGTGGGCTGTGTATTCCTGGATCGTGCGCCGCGACACTCGCGTGATTATCCCTTTGGTCGCCTTCGCGGCGGGTTTTGTGCCGTGGTTGGTGGCCTTTGATCGCCAGATGTATTTCTTTTACGCCACGGCGCTCGTTCCCTTCACCGCGGTACTTTTGGCCCTTGCGCTTGGCTCGGTAGCCAGCCGGGGCAGGCCAGTGAACAGCCCCGTGCTGCGCAAACTTGCCGGCATACAACTCTCGACGGGCCAAGTCGCAGTCATCATCTACATGTCCGCGGTGGTGGCGGCCTTCCTCTACTGGTCGCCGATCTTCTACGGTATGCGCGTGCCGGAGGGCTACTACCAGTCCCTGATGTGGCTGCCTAGCTGGACGTAG